The proteins below are encoded in one region of Gammaproteobacteria bacterium:
- the mobA gene encoding molybdenum cofactor guanylyltransferase MobA produces MSVVTTLASNPSARVTAVILAGGRGSRMHGQDKGLLALDGRPLVEHVLERVRPQVDEVVISANRNLDRYASYNLRVVPDVVHGHPGPLAGLLSAMRQIDDGLIQLVPCDSPAVSRQLVARLKTPLLENAARIALPDDGVRLQPLFSLLDVSLRENLEHAVRRGELKAVRWMTDQKHIQVDFSDTAGSFINLNTPDEFHGYHYGT; encoded by the coding sequence ATGAGCGTGGTTACAACCCTTGCATCCAACCCGTCCGCACGCGTCACGGCGGTCATCCTCGCGGGCGGGCGCGGCAGCCGCATGCATGGCCAGGACAAGGGGCTGCTGGCGCTGGACGGCAGACCGCTTGTCGAACACGTACTGGAACGGGTGCGCCCCCAGGTCGACGAGGTCGTCATCAGCGCCAACCGCAACCTCGATCGTTATGCGAGTTACAACCTGCGCGTCGTCCCGGACGTCGTACACGGTCATCCCGGTCCGCTGGCAGGCCTGCTCAGTGCCATGCGGCAAATCGATGACGGGCTGATTCAGCTCGTCCCCTGCGACAGCCCGGCCGTCTCCCGGCAACTGGTGGCGCGTCTGAAAACGCCGCTGCTGGAAAACGCGGCCCGCATCGCCCTGCCCGATGACGGGGTGCGGCTCCAGCCGCTATTCTCGCTGCTCGATGTCTCCCTGCGCGAAAACCTCGAACATGCGGTGCGTAGGGGCGAACTCAAAGCGGTGCGCTGGATGACCGACCAGAAACACATTCAGGTCGATTTTTCCGATACGGCGGGCAGCTTCATCAACCTGAACACGCCTGACGAATTTCACGGCTATCACTATGGCACCTGA
- the mobB gene encoding molybdopterin-guanine dinucleotide biosynthesis protein MobB translates to MAPERHTPPLLGFAAWSGTGKTTLLVSLLPLLREQGLRIAVIKHAHHEFDIDKPGKDSYELRKAGAEQMLIASSRRWALMTENPTEAEPEIETLIDKLDPERYDLILVEGFKQAAIPKIELHRAVVGKPLFFPQDPNIIAVATDAPLTETTELPVLDINAPADIAAFIIRNLINR, encoded by the coding sequence ATGGCACCTGAACGACACACGCCCCCGTTGCTCGGCTTCGCCGCCTGGAGCGGAACCGGCAAAACCACCTTGCTGGTCAGCCTGCTCCCCCTGCTGCGGGAACAGGGTTTACGCATTGCAGTCATCAAGCACGCACATCACGAATTCGACATCGACAAACCGGGCAAGGACAGCTATGAACTGCGCAAGGCGGGTGCCGAACAAATGCTCATTGCCTCCAGCCGGCGCTGGGCGTTGATGACGGAGAACCCGACCGAAGCCGAACCGGAAATCGAAACGCTGATCGACAAGCTCGACCCGGAACGCTACGACCTGATTCTGGTCGAGGGCTTCAAGCAGGCCGCGATCCCCAAAATCGAGCTGCATCGCGCCGTCGTGGGCAAGCCTTTGTTCTTCCCCCAGGATCCGAACATCATCGCCGTCGCCACCGATGCGCCGCTGACCGAAACGACCGAACTGCCGGTGCTCGACATCAACGCACCCGCCGATATCGCCGCCTTCATCATCCGTAATCTGATCAATCGCTGA
- a CDS encoding molybdopterin molybdotransferase MoeA encodes MPQPPSCDEFDPNSLTVEQAYERIVNDVRVVDSGETVAIRAALNRVIAHDVAAPADVPAHSNSAMDGYAVRAHDLPSTGKTRLQVAGASFAGHPFDGQVGDGQCVRIMTGAVMPDGADTVIMQENTTRDGDFVEIGAGHTPGDNVRHPGEDLRAGDTVVERGRLVNAADIGLLASLGIAEVDVLRRPTVAYFSTGDELKGIGSPLQKGDIYDSNRYTLHAMLQRLPVETIDMGVVRDDKEDVEAAFKEAAENADLVITSGGVSVGEADYIKTTLEKLGQVGFWKIAMKPGRPLSFGHLGNTAFLGLPGNPVSVMATFLLFVRPALLKIAGTQPQPLPRFSAMLDTDLKKRPGRTDFQRGIYRMADDGKVHVSTTGLQGSHVLSSMSRANCLIELPREQGNVAAGERVDFIPLDALL; translated from the coding sequence ATGCCACAACCACCCAGCTGCGACGAATTCGATCCCAATTCCTTGACGGTCGAACAGGCCTACGAACGCATCGTCAACGACGTACGCGTCGTCGACAGCGGCGAAACCGTAGCGATACGCGCGGCACTGAACCGCGTGATCGCGCACGACGTTGCCGCTCCCGCGGATGTCCCCGCCCATTCGAATTCGGCCATGGACGGTTATGCCGTACGTGCCCATGATCTTCCCTCCACCGGCAAGACCAGGCTGCAAGTCGCCGGGGCCTCCTTCGCCGGCCATCCGTTCGACGGGCAAGTCGGTGACGGGCAATGCGTACGCATCATGACCGGCGCTGTCATGCCGGATGGCGCCGATACGGTCATCATGCAGGAAAACACCACGCGTGACGGAGACTTCGTCGAGATCGGCGCCGGTCATACACCCGGCGACAACGTGCGTCACCCCGGCGAGGATCTGCGGGCCGGTGACACGGTGGTGGAACGCGGGCGACTCGTAAACGCGGCGGATATCGGCCTGCTGGCATCGCTGGGCATCGCCGAGGTCGACGTCCTGCGTCGACCGACGGTGGCCTATTTCTCCACCGGCGACGAGCTCAAGGGGATAGGCAGCCCGCTGCAGAAGGGTGATATCTACGACAGCAACCGCTACACCCTGCACGCCATGCTGCAACGCCTGCCGGTGGAAACCATCGATATGGGCGTCGTCAGGGACGATAAAGAGGACGTCGAGGCGGCATTCAAGGAGGCCGCGGAAAACGCCGATCTGGTCATCACCAGTGGCGGGGTTTCCGTCGGCGAAGCCGACTACATAAAGACCACACTGGAAAAACTCGGCCAGGTCGGATTCTGGAAAATCGCCATGAAACCCGGACGTCCGCTCTCTTTCGGGCATTTGGGTAATACCGCCTTCCTGGGCCTGCCCGGTAACCCGGTATCGGTCATGGCGACCTTTTTGCTGTTCGTCAGACCGGCCCTGCTCAAGATAGCCGGCACGCAGCCGCAGCCATTACCTCGCTTCAGCGCCATGCTGGATACCGACCTCAAAAAGCGCCCCGGGCGCACCGATTTTCAACGCGGTATTTACCGGATGGCCGACGACGGCAAGGTTCACGTTTCCACGACAGGATTGCAGGGCTCACACGTCCTGAGCTCCATGAGCCGCGCAAACTGCCTGATAGAGCTTCCGCGCGAACAGGGGAACGTGGCAGCCGGAGAACGGGTCGACTTTATTCCGCTCGACGCACTGCTGTAA